The DNA segment tcatcttaTCTCTTAATAaagcagcagcactcgtgcagcgtGCTTGGGCAAGACTCAGTGATATTGCTAACATGATCCAAGTTTACTCTGTATAGTAttatggaatcgaactcgggtctgctagctgcGTGGCTTGCACGTTAACCACTCCTCAGCCATGCAGCCGTAGTAGCATGTTGTCCTCAGCCAAACATAAACACAGAGGGATTAAcatggccgccgccgccgcctacGTGCGGGcaggtgtgtgagtgtgtgagcgGCACGGGCGGGGCCgatgatgacacacacacacacacacacttcctgtgtgtacaGACTCCTCTTGGCGTGTTTCTCTGGGGCACACCCCGTTGCCGAgcaagcctaaaaaaaaaatggagaagaACCTTTGCCACACATCGATAGCGACATGCCCGTCAAGCGCAAACACAAACACGACTTGTGGAATGTTGTCTCACGGGTGTGAAATCCAAACctccccctctttttttgacgCGTGATTGGCCGGTCCAAACgtggatgacatcatcattgttACCTGCAGTTTCCATAAAAGCTCAAATTCAGGAAACTAAACAGCTAGCCAACAAGCGTGGTAGTAGCTCCCTCTCAGGAAACCACTGCCCCCTAGTGTTTGGGTAGAGAATTCATCCATAAGTTCATGTAGTTCACCATTTTAacgcaggggtgtcaaacccgctcacaaaaaaacacaatatatgaaTGACAGGAATGACGCGGACTTCTCCAGCGCCGCCCCGCCACAGACCCTCATCCCGACACTCCAGGCTGATCCAATTTAGAGATCTCTCCATCTGGAATTAGCTTGTTTTGACCAGGCTGCAAGGCACCATGGGAGGTCTTGGGCTTAGGCTTAGAGCTATAAAGGCGCTCAGACGCGCTCCTCCTCCACCAGCAGCATCGACATCGGCAGCGTTGCGGACCCTCGCAGGTTTACGATACAGTTTTTTGGTACCCGGCGGCTACTGCAGTCATGGTTCTGGAGGATTCTGACGTGGAGATGATCGTGACGGAGATTGAAGTTGCTGTGAGTCTGTCGTCTCTtggtctagatcaggggtgggcaaactttttgactcgcgggtgCCGCTTTGAGTTAAATTGTAAATacgcactattttacgcttatacttctgacagtccgcattgaattattattaatattagtctaattttatctgtaaaagtgtcatactatcagctgtcactatcagaccacagcaaattacaaaatagaattttacagttttttttttttttctgaatcatacatccgacttgacttatgttgccagctgttgtatgttaaaatttgaaataattagaagcagttgatgtttgcgaaataatcactaataaataaaataaatcactatattgacagtgactatggtacccattatgtcatggtatggtcatatcacctcgtacttcggtacgtgacaaacaaaaaaacaacaacaaaaaaaaaccttaaaccatattaggaaagcaggaagtgatcaaattatgatgtcattgtagggtcacatcacctcgtacttcggtacgaggtacattatttaaaaaaaaacaaaaaaaaccttaaactgtattatggaaagcaggaagtgaacaaattattatgtcattgtaggatcacatcacctcgtacttcggtacgaggtacattatttaaaaaaaaaacaaaaaaaaaccttaaactgtattatggaaagcaggaagtgaacaaattattatgtcattgtagggtcacatcacctcgtacttcggtacgaggtacattatttaaaaaaaaaacaaaaaaaaaaccttaaactgtattatggaaagcaggaagtgaacaaatgtaacagttagtgattgtaaaagtaccagatggaggggtaggatttaataagctttgcttcttcctactccttttggacatgtggaactgggaactgattatgtgatgcattcaattgtaatctgatgcatgttcaaatgaaattaaaccattaccattactatagaaagcaactggcgggccggattcaaacgcttagtgggccgcatgtggcccccgggccgtagtttgcccacccctggtctagattgACGCGGGTTACAGTCCTAATGGCCGACGTTTTAACGAGCAAGGAAGTGGGAAATAACGGTTCGTTTCCACACCTGCTAATTGGCGCGGCTATTTATCGCCGTTAGTTGTAGCGACTGAAAAAGCATGGACGTCCTGTTTGGTGTTTTCATGCGCAGGGAACGGGAAAATTAGCATGTCTGGAAAATCCGTGCTGATGATTCTGGTTTTGCTTTGGTTAAGAGCGCTAGCTACAAATAGCAGATAAGCTAATAAAGCTAggagttagtttttttttttattttgactttatcatttggatttcatttttaaaaattgtccatatttcattcatttattcattttctaccactatgccatctgtcttggggcgaggcaccctggactggtggccagccaatcccagggcacatatagacaaacaaccattcacactcacattcatacctatggacaatttggagtggctaattaacctagcatgcaaactccacacagagatgaccgaggttggaatcgaactcgggtcccctagctgtgagacccgCGTGCCAACCACTGAAATGCATAAAAGTTTGCCGCTGGTGTCCCTGCAGGAGCACGATGTGGAGACGCCTTTTGGAAGactccactgcaccatgaaggggGTCCCCAAGGGGGAGCGCCCCGTCATTCTCACCTTCCACGACATCGGACTGAACCGTAAGCCCCGCCCTCTTATTCCCTGTATTTGTCCTTTGTGGGACAATCATGGGGAGGCTAACACGCCCTCGCTTCCTCttcgtcctcttcctcctcctcctcctccagacaAAACGTGCTGGGACTCGCTCTTCAGCCATGAGGACATGGCCGAGATCCTGCATCACTTTGCCGTGTGTCACGTGGACGCCCTCGGGCAGCATGAGGGAGCCAACACCTTTTCCACTGGGTgagccgcacacacacacacacacacacacacacacacacacacacacacacacacacacacacacacatgcatgtgtgtctgtgacctttgacctggcAGCCAGATCAGTGTGGATGTTCGTTAAGGCGACCTGATTTGTTGTTTGTCCAAGTGGGACCTTCTGCATCACGGGACTACCTTAGCTAGTTGCTATCATTTGGCATTGTGTAATTATTAGTGCTcatttaggaatggaatattttcataatattaacataacaaaatgagtcatttaaatcaataataatgaaCAATAGAGAATCATTTCAAATAGTAAATacatcacattttaaaatatagaaaataaatatcattaaaaacaaaataattttggatttctaaaatgaaaatataaatagtaTTATGAATATTgctttacattttaatgtattaatttatttgtttttctcattaaattaaatgtaattaattatggCTTTACCtgcacaaaaatgttttaagcactcatttagaaattgaataattaattttaattaaataaatacaatatgtctccataaaattaatatagattaatagtaataataataattaggaatTAATtcctaaatgaatgaaatgaaaagttacatttaaaatgacttaaacaaaatgaatacataaattaaataatcaatacatttaataatttcatGCTATTTAAACAATGTTAATctgaatttgacattttattagatttaaactaattttaattaaataaatacaatatgtcttcataaaataatatagattaatagtaataataataattaggaatTCATttctaaatgaataaaattaaaagttacatttaaaatgacttaactaaaatgaatacataaataaaataatcaatacatttaataatttcatgctatttaaacaattttaatctgaatttatgacattttattagatttaaactaattttaattaaataaatacaataggtcttcataaaattaatatagattaatagtaataataataataataaggaatTCATttctaaatgaataaaatgaaaagttacatttaaaatgacttaaacaaaatgaatacataaataaaataatcaatacatttaataatttcatGCTATTTAAACCATTTTAATCtgaatttatgacattttattagatttaattttaattaaataaatacaatatgtcTTCATAAAATTAATagattatagtaataataataattaggaatTCATttctaaatgaataaaatgaaaagttacatttaaaatgacttaaacaaaataaatacataaataaaataatatatttactaATTTCATGCcatttaaacaattttaatCGGAATTTCTGACATTTTATTAGATGTAAACAAAAGCTTGTAATAATATTTATGATTGCATCACCCGGAGAAGAAGCTGTCATTAATCGTTCATTTCCCGCCTCCCTCCCCAGATACGAGTACCCGTCCATGGACGAGCTCTCCGAGACGCTGGCGCTGGTCCTCAAGCATTTTgggtaggaggaggaggaggaggaggaggaggaggagcggccTGGTCTCCTTTGGAGGAACGTTGTTGTTCTAACAGCTCCCGTGTCTGTTTGTGTGCGGCAGGCTGAAGAGCGTTATTGGATTAGGAATGGGAGCCGGAGCCTTCATGCTGACCAAATTCGCTGTAAGccaaccccccccgccccccctccctccgtcAGTCAGGCTTAATAATCATTTACTTGCAATCAACGGAGGATTACCAACCAGGattttcctacttttttttttacgattttAGCGACACGACTCCTTTTTCTTTTCCCCCGTAAACGCCTGTGGAATGTTCCAACGCTGCGGGACCCCTCGCTCGGAATCATACAAATGGGGACAGGGAAAACACGGCAaacaaaatggggaaaaaagcacGCCGACAGAATTTGTGTGTGGTACATGAAGCaaagaaaggacagggagagttgGCACGATTAATTAAgattaatcccccccccccaaaaaaaaaaacttgactacAAGGATTACTAGGCAATTTAGAAGCAATAAAATggctgtattatttttttttcactatagCGCCATCTGTTGGACTTAATGGGGCAGTGCCAGAGTTGCCCCCGGTGTCAACTGCTCTAACGAGGCTATAAATAGCACAAAGCTGTATGGAGATAATGAGAATGGAGACGATGCCCGACTGCCTTGTCCTTATAAATGTTACGTCATGTCATCGGGGTTGTGTGTTGTGTCCTAGCTTGATTTCCCGCAAATGGTGGAAGGTCTGGTGCTCATCAACATCAACCCGTGTGCCGAGGGCTGGATGGACTGGGCTGCCCACAAggtataacccccccccccccatatatatatataaatacacagcACCAGTCACAAATTTGGAGCCACTTTTATCGACATTTTTGTGACAAAGCGTCCCCAAACTGTGATTCCAGCTCAGCGGTTTGACCCACGACCTTCCCGACCTGGTCATCAGCCACCTCTTCGGAAaggttggtgttttgttttggagaactaatgttttgttttagcgCTAACCGTGCTAATTGTCGCGGCAGGAAGAGATCAACCACAACCAGGACATGGTGGCCACGTTCCGCCACCACGTCTTGAAGGACATGAACCACTTCAACCTGCAGCTCTTCATCAAGGCCTACGAGAGGTCGGCCCGGTGCCTTTGCAGACACTGGGAATTCTGGATATTCAATAAATTGCCTTTTCTGTGTCTTTAAAGTCGGAGGGACCTGGAAATCGAGCGGCCCGTGCCAGGAAGCAACAACAGAACCCTCAAGTACGTCAAAccgttatttttaaaaaaatgtaggcAGGTGGTATTTCACTTGGatatatttagtaaaaaaaatacaaaccatagaaaataatttcattttttaatgctttacCATCGAAAGAAAAAACTATATACTATTCATGTCACATTTTcctcttgttgctaggcagaatttgtgGAGCAGAGAAAGGGTAGTGAGAGTCGTACTTTTCTAAACTTGTTTATAAATGTTACgctacatttttaatttcatctgtcattgagtaaaaaaatagaaacggggttaaaaaaaaataaaaaaaatacaataaaatttaacttaatttaaaaaaatgttatactaGTCATGGCACATTTTcctcttgttgctaggcagaatttgtgGGTTGGAGAAAGGGCGGGGAGAGTTACTTTTTAAAGTTGAtgataaatattgtattatgaATTGGAACTGTTGAACTTTGACACATTTTAAGTTTAATCTTTTATCCAAAATATATCCAAATATAAGgaaggataaaaaaaatgctctcaaaattatttacttttaaaaaatcatagaaaataatttgtatctaatcaaatttttttttaatatttcaccatatttttattaaaaaaaagaaaaagaaagaaactaGCACCCCATATTATTAGGTAGGGATAACATTGTGAACcttcacctttgaccccagGTGCCATTGCCTGCTGGTGGTCGGTGACACCTCTCCCGCCGTGGACGCCGTGGTGAGTGGTGCCGCTTTCACTGACAATAGGAAATGACAGAAGTGAGCATTGTGGTCTAATTGTGCCTAATGAAGCGTTTCATTGGCGTCCCGGCAGGTGGAGTGCAACACCAAACTGGACCCCACAAAAGCCACGCTGCTCAAGGTGAGGCCTAAGCTCCTCCCCTTccctcctcccccctcctccccctccaggtGGTTGTGTTGTCGTGATGGAAAGACAGGGTGACACATTAACCAGCGCCGCTGCGCAATCTGCCGCGTCTGACCTACTTAGAGGTCACGGGGCGGCGGTTAAGCGGATGGTTCAGCATGGCGGGGCGTTCAATGGCGCGCGGTCACACACATGAACAAGCGTCACTCTTGTTAATGCTCCTTTATTACCCTCTTTGAATCATTAACGATGTCTTTCTACACTTTGTCAAACTTTGTTTCCCCACAGATGGCCGACTGTGGGGGCATGCCCCAGATTGACCAGGTGAGTACAGGAAGAAGATGAATGACATTTTCAGCTACACTCAAAAGTTTGAAAACACTTTTACATCGTATTTTATGAAAACATGTCTTCAAACTTTTGACCGCGACTGTCGGTCGTGCTTTATCATGTCTGTTGGGGTTTGGCGACCTCCTGTGGCCGAGCGGGGTACTGCGTGTCAGACGATGAAGACAGTTATTTTTAGCTAGTCAAgtgtcaaactttttttttgaagctATGAAAAACTTTATctataaagaaacaaaaggtCTGCTTTGAGACGGCAGATTTTGCATGAACAAATTGGagaaaaattcaattttaattgTGCGTCTATTAGGAAAACTCAATTGAAAATTTATAATACGGATATTTCTTGAAAAgtaaatcaaaatataaaataatagaatCATTTGAAACAATTTTTCATAGATTAAAGCACTTTCCTCGAGAACAGCTTATTAATAGACTGTATATACATAATGTATTAAATACTATGGACTAGatgattattgatattttttaagaaaaaaagaccTCATTTGAGATAacagatgaggaaaaaaattacagaagatatttattgtatatttccaTCTAAAATAAATTCTATTCAAATCATTTTAAAGCAGATTTTTCACCAATAGTCATTTTCAAGACATGAATGTGTGTGATTTTGCACAATTTACGCACCGCTTTTATTATATTGACAgttgtgtatgtttatgtatagttaatatagtaatatgtacagttaatattttttataacaacCTTACTAGTGCTAGTATACATTTAATAACAATACTAGTAAATAGTAGAACAAAAGCCACAAAGACAAACGGATTACATCAATAATTATATGAATAATCAATTGTAGCtataataagtataatataaatattgaatattcatgtatttattttctcccgTGCAGCCAGCCAAGCTGACCGAGGCATTCAAATACTTCATTCAGGGAATGGGATACAGTGAGTACTGCTCTTTTTCCCCAAGTGCTTCTTTctgctgcccccttgtggccatgTGGATACCACCATGCTCTCCTCCCACCAGTGCCTTCCGCCAGCATGACCCGCCTCGTGCGCTCCCGCACGGCCTCGGGCTCCAGCGTGACGTCATTCGACGGCCCCCGCTCGCGCTCCCACACCACCGAGGGCAGCCGCTCGCGCTCGCACACCAACGAGGGCAGCCGCTCGCGCTCGCACACGGCCGAGCACCAGCGAGGGCGCTCCCACACGGCCGGCTCCACGGACGGCGGCGTCGACCAGGCCGTCCCCAAGGTCCCCGAGGTGTCCTGCTAAGGCGGGTGCCCCCGAATCCCACCCCGCCCCCTTTTTTGTCGGTGTGTGCTTCTGGCACGGAtccgatgtttttttttatttttgactttttaaacttgGATGAGGAGGCTTAAAGTACTCGGGTACACTCGGGGCTTGTGATGGTGTAGGTAGTGGCGACACAGCGACGCTAGGGGGCGACAGAGCggcccttccttcctccccgtCCTTTTTTACCAACCCGGTGGCTTTGTCACATTTATCCCACTTTCGAGTGTTCTCTCGCTGTCAACATTTGTTTCTTTGACGTTCTGCGATAGATGCTGTCTAACATAagggacatttttatttgtgtgtgccgCCGATAAAGTTCCATTAGATGGTTCCATGGAAGCTATGGTTGCCGGTGGACATTTTTCGGTTCTTTTCCAACATTTCAATGACTCTTTTAACGCTTTGTGACCAATCGTGAAAAAAACGCTCTCTAAACTTAAAAGCTTTATTAACGCCTCCAGACAAAACCATGTAAACTCTTTTTATATGATTTCCTTTTCTATGCAATCAAGCACAACGGAACAAAGCGGTGCCGTGGTTGTTGACTGCGTGAGTCGACGTCAACAGTCGCCAACAGTCGCCAACTATCGCCATTCTATTACCGCTATGACTAACACGAGGACGGCCGTGGTACTTCCTAGCTGACgtcctctcctctctcctctctcctctcctccttTCCCACTTGCACTACGGCCACGTTTGCCGACAACGCGGCTTTGTAAAGATGCTGGCATTCAAATGGCATAACGGTTTGTATTTATTAAGgaaagaaaacattaaaaaaaataacttgtaaCTCACCCACAGCTGGCTGTGTCGTCTTTTAAATACCTCCACAGGAAGGTGCCGTGTGACACACTTCCGCTTTTCACGTTTAAATTTACCACTCACACCGGACCACAGGGACCACGTGACCCCTGTCAACCAATCAGCAAAGAAAGCTACGAGAAGCAGGAAAAGAAATAGGCAACGATAGGCTAAAATAGCTAacacaatgaaataaaaatacaactgtaaaaatacatttaaaaataagtcatttgaatgtaattaattaaatatcaaTGCATGattaatgttaaataaaattaataaaacataattatatttttaacatttaataaaaatatattccaCTATAATCAACtacattttaaacaaaattctacagtaaagtaaaatattacattttgatgtatttaatgtcattaatttaaaatatcaatagaatatatattcattcttaattgatattaaatacaaatactggAAAAATTGAagtaattaaaatgtttatCAGCCCATAATCAGTTTTAATAAgtaaaattgaaacaaaaatgaTACAATATTCAAATGAAGAAGATGACATTTAGATATCATCTGTGTTTTGTATTTAATGTCACAAtgtaaaattaatgtaaaaGATACTCCACTATAATCTAGTAGAAGCCCATTTTAAACacaaatgatcaaatattttgatATCATCTATTCTAGGTCACATTTTGGACAAGATaaatataaactatattatgtGTAAATCATAATTTCATTAATCaaagtattatataataaaaaagcaaataaaaaataagaaaaaaaatgtaaaagaacatTTTCATAAAAACAATTGAAAAGAATATTCCACAAATGTATTGgtatcataaatatatatttaaaaaaaacactcttaagatacagaaaaaaacagttttaaatatatagaatatatattttggagGGTTATTTCCAAGTCCTgtaaagggtaaaaaaaaaaaagagtaaggACACTTAGCATTTAGTCTTGATAAGTCCACGTGGAACCGGCTAAAGGAAAAAGGTGCAGAAGAGGAAAGGACGCACGGAGTAGAAGAATGAGGTCAGGGGTCAATTGACGACCTCCGGGTAGCCGTAGTAACTCTCCAGCTCGGCAAAGATGTCGTTGGGGTTCCTGCAGCTGAGGTTGCAGAAGCAGGCCTGCACCCACATCATCTTCCAGGTGAGGGCCGAGCCGTCGGGGCACAGGAAGTCCACGTCCACCGTCTTGGACTTGTAGGGGATGCAGCAGCGCTCGTCCGTGCACACGCCGCAGAACTTGGGCCGGTACCGCTTCCTGCTGGTGCAGCCCGAGATGGTCAGGTTGGACGGCTGCTCCTGGCGGTAGATGTTCAAGCACTTCTTGCCGGGCTGCACGGACACACCGCCGGTACGTTTTTTTTATACCACGCTTAACGACGGACGCGTTCCTGATGGGTCCTACCTTGATGTGCTTGACGATGTCCACCTCACACGGCCTCAGGTTGCATAGCCGCGACTCCTTGACCGGCTCGCAGCGCTCGTTGGCGTTGGAGACCCTCAGCGACAGGCCGCGCCCGCACGTCTTGGAGCAGGGGCTCCACGAGGTGGTCTGGCTCACGCAGTTCTTGTGCCAGCCGCTCAGCTCAGCCGGGGCGGCTTTGGAGACAGAGAAGAGGAACGCATGACTCCATATACAGTAGATCAAGGTTGATTGAAAGGTTGAAaggttgataaaataaaataaaataaaataaaataaaataaaataaaataaaataaaataaaataaaataaaataaaataaaataaaataaaataaaataaaataaaataaaataaaataaaataaaataaaataaaataaaataaaataaaataaaataaaataaaataaaataaaataaaataaaataaaataaaataaaataaaataaaataaaataaaataaaataaaataaaataaaataaaataaaataaaataaaataaaataaaataaaataaaataaaataaaataaaataaaataaaataaaataaaataaaataaaataaaataaaataaaataaaataaaataaaataaaataaaataaaataaaataaaataaaataaaataaaataaaataaaataaaataaaataaaataaaataaaataaaataaaataaaataaaataaaataaa comes from the Doryrhamphus excisus isolate RoL2022-K1 chromosome 14, RoL_Dexc_1.0, whole genome shotgun sequence genome and includes:
- the LOC131101382 gene encoding protein NDRG1-like isoform X2 — protein: MVLEDSDVEMIVTEIEVAEHDVETPFGRLHCTMKGVPKGERPVILTFHDIGLNHKTCWDSLFSHEDMAEILHHFAVCHVDALGQHEGANTFSTGYEYPSMDELSETLALVLKHFGLKSVIGLGMGAGAFMLTKFALDFPQMVEGLVLININPCAEGWMDWAAHKLSGLTHDLPDLVISHLFGKEEINHNQDMVATFRHHVLKDMNHFNLQLFIKAYESRRDLEIERPVPGSNNRTLKCHCLLVVGDTSPAVDAVVECNTKLDPTKATLLKMADCGGMPQIDQPAKLTEAFKYFIQGMGYMPSASMTRLVRSRTASGSSVTSFDGPRSRSHTTEGSRSRSHTNEGSRSRSHTAEHQRGRSHTAGSTDGGVDQAVPKVPEVSC
- the LOC131101382 gene encoding protein NDRG1-like isoform X1, with the translated sequence MEDIQGAESKHLLVDKELPGLREAVLQLVIKEHDVETPFGRLHCTMKGVPKGERPVILTFHDIGLNHKTCWDSLFSHEDMAEILHHFAVCHVDALGQHEGANTFSTGYEYPSMDELSETLALVLKHFGLKSVIGLGMGAGAFMLTKFALDFPQMVEGLVLININPCAEGWMDWAAHKLSGLTHDLPDLVISHLFGKEEINHNQDMVATFRHHVLKDMNHFNLQLFIKAYESRRDLEIERPVPGSNNRTLKCHCLLVVGDTSPAVDAVVECNTKLDPTKATLLKMADCGGMPQIDQPAKLTEAFKYFIQGMGYMPSASMTRLVRSRTASGSSVTSFDGPRSRSHTTEGSRSRSHTNEGSRSRSHTAEHQRGRSHTAGSTDGGVDQAVPKVPEVSC